In Haladaptatus sp. QDMS2, a single window of DNA contains:
- a CDS encoding enolase C-terminal domain-like protein, whose amino-acid sequence MPPAITRIETVEFTYPIANATTNPRGFDLAYAEGATHDRTTYALRIETDAGIAGEYVGGNPPAFAQVNMVADYLVGKNPLAREKHWSELKRALRKYDRMGIGPLDIALWDFAGKYHDAPIHELLGTYRTRLPAYASTYFGTEGGGLESPTEYADFAEACLDRGFGAFKIHPVGGIDDRDFDQEIETVRTVGERVGDEMDLMLDPVCEYETFGDALKVGKACDEAGYFWYEDPYRDGSTSQHGHRKLREALDTPLLITEMLRGLESHTDFVANEATDFVRADPEWDGGITGAMKIARVAEGFGLDVEYHLSGPAQRHCMAATRNSNFYELGLVGPEATIPHAEGPFYAGGYTDSMDAADDGTYTVPEGPGLGVTYDWEYIRENALGGRVYE is encoded by the coding sequence ATGCCACCGGCTATCACGCGCATCGAGACCGTCGAGTTCACCTATCCGATAGCAAACGCCACGACGAATCCGCGCGGCTTCGACCTGGCCTACGCGGAGGGCGCGACCCACGACCGGACGACCTACGCGCTGCGAATCGAGACGGACGCGGGAATCGCCGGCGAGTACGTCGGCGGCAATCCACCCGCCTTCGCGCAGGTGAACATGGTCGCAGACTACCTCGTCGGGAAGAATCCGCTCGCCCGCGAGAAACACTGGAGCGAACTCAAGCGAGCGTTGCGTAAGTACGACCGCATGGGAATCGGTCCGCTCGACATCGCGCTGTGGGATTTCGCGGGGAAGTACCACGACGCGCCGATCCACGAGTTACTGGGCACGTACCGCACCCGGCTTCCGGCCTACGCTTCGACGTACTTCGGGACGGAGGGCGGTGGTCTCGAATCGCCGACCGAGTACGCGGATTTCGCCGAAGCCTGCCTCGACCGCGGGTTCGGGGCGTTTAAGATTCACCCAGTCGGTGGAATCGACGACCGCGACTTCGACCAAGAAATCGAGACGGTTCGAACCGTCGGCGAGCGCGTCGGCGACGAGATGGACCTGATGCTCGACCCGGTTTGTGAATATGAGACGTTCGGTGACGCGCTGAAGGTGGGCAAAGCGTGCGACGAAGCAGGCTATTTCTGGTACGAAGACCCCTACCGCGACGGCAGCACCTCACAGCACGGCCACCGAAAGCTCAGAGAGGCGCTCGATACACCCCTGCTCATCACCGAGATGCTGCGCGGACTCGAATCGCACACCGATTTTGTGGCAAACGAGGCGACCGACTTCGTCCGCGCCGACCCCGAGTGGGACGGCGGAATCACCGGCGCGATGAAGATTGCGCGCGTCGCGGAAGGCTTCGGCCTCGACGTGGAGTACCACCTCTCCGGCCCGGCCCAGCGCCACTGCATGGCGGCGACCCGGAATTCGAACTTCTACGAACTCGGACTGGTCGGTCCCGAGGCGACGATACCACACGCAGAGGGCCCGTTCTACGCGGGTGGCTACACCGACAGCATGGACGCGGCGGACGACGGGACGTATACCGTTCCCGAGGGGCCTGGCCTCGGCGTCACCTACGACTGGGAATACATCCGGGAGAACGCGCTCGGCGGGCGCGTCTACGAGTGA
- a CDS encoding TCP-1/cpn60 chaperonin family protein: protein MADNARDRLTADARTVCDIVRTTLGPFGANKLVIGAEGTVTTTSSGSLVLDRLDIDNPAVSLLKTAASDFRKTEGDGASTLVALTGALLDEASRLSEMGLHPTVIERGFREAVTVACDHLDQQARPLSTVGVEAVARTALTGTRNPNTRHQLGNYLARVVDAVAQGGEFDPSMVKVSSRLGGAEAETELVAGVVLDRDPAAEGMPRSLHDTGVAVLTDTVDIPRYGGERSRTDTRLSLSVEGFEDRAAFADQEREAFRDQLAAAVDAGCQFIVTGMAINDSVKRDLANAGVLAVQRVDDADLPRIARVTGATIVPSLGELTEETLGTANVGLTRRAGRDLIVVEADANPVFTLFCRAPDERSVAAFERSVESALAAVGRAQSSGTVVAGGGAVEMSASKAVRDHARSVAGAEQLAIEAFGDALADIPRSLAVNGGMDGWRSVIRLRVATHEGRTTTGIDCIYGEIRDVLESDPIVEPADLKRDVWTGATDLAAQLVRIDAELEANDLSKDTPPKRADEFGIEG from the coding sequence ATGGCTGACAACGCGCGCGACCGTCTCACCGCCGACGCCCGAACCGTCTGCGACATCGTTCGCACGACACTCGGGCCCTTCGGCGCGAACAAACTGGTCATCGGGGCCGAGGGAACCGTGACGACCACGTCCTCGGGGTCGCTCGTCCTCGACCGGCTCGACATCGACAATCCGGCCGTCTCGCTGCTCAAAACAGCGGCGAGCGACTTCAGGAAAACGGAGGGCGACGGCGCGAGCACGCTCGTCGCGCTCACCGGGGCGCTGCTGGACGAAGCCAGTCGGCTCTCCGAGATGGGGCTCCATCCGACCGTCATCGAACGCGGGTTCCGTGAGGCGGTCACCGTCGCCTGCGACCACCTCGACCAACAGGCCCGCCCGCTTTCGACGGTCGGCGTCGAAGCGGTCGCGAGAACCGCACTCACCGGAACGCGCAACCCGAACACCCGCCACCAGCTCGGCAACTACCTCGCCCGCGTGGTCGATGCCGTCGCCCAGGGCGGCGAGTTCGACCCATCGATGGTGAAGGTCAGCTCGCGGCTCGGCGGTGCGGAAGCCGAGACCGAACTCGTCGCTGGCGTCGTCCTCGACCGCGACCCGGCCGCCGAGGGGATGCCCCGCTCGCTTCACGACACCGGGGTCGCGGTGCTCACTGACACGGTAGACATCCCGCGATACGGCGGCGAGCGAAGCCGGACCGACACTCGTCTCTCGCTCTCTGTTGAGGGCTTCGAGGACCGGGCGGCGTTCGCAGACCAGGAGCGCGAGGCCTTCCGTGACCAGTTGGCGGCCGCCGTCGATGCTGGCTGCCAGTTCATCGTCACCGGGATGGCCATCAACGATAGCGTAAAACGCGATCTGGCGAACGCGGGCGTGCTCGCCGTCCAGCGCGTCGACGACGCAGACCTCCCGCGAATCGCCCGGGTAACGGGTGCGACCATCGTCCCCTCCCTCGGCGAACTGACCGAAGAAACGCTCGGCACCGCGAACGTCGGCCTCACCCGGCGAGCGGGGCGCGACCTGATAGTCGTCGAAGCCGACGCGAACCCGGTGTTCACGCTGTTCTGTCGTGCCCCCGACGAGCGGTCGGTGGCAGCCTTCGAGCGGTCTGTCGAGAGCGCGCTCGCAGCCGTTGGCCGCGCTCAGTCGTCCGGAACCGTCGTGGCCGGCGGCGGGGCCGTCGAGATGAGCGCGTCGAAAGCGGTCCGCGACCACGCCCGCTCGGTTGCCGGTGCAGAGCAGTTGGCCATCGAAGCGTTTGGCGATGCGCTCGCGGACATTCCTCGCTCGCTCGCGGTCAACGGCGGCATGGACGGCTGGCGAAGCGTCATCAGGCTCCGTGTGGCCACCCACGAGGGGCGGACGACGACCGGCATCGACTGCATCTACGGCGAGATACGGGACGTCCTCGAATCGGACCCCATCGTGGAACCGGCCGACCTGAAACGCGACGTCTGGACCGGCGCGACTGACCTCGCCGCGCAACTCGTGCGCATCGACGCTGAACTCGAGGCAAACGACCTGAGCAAGGACACCCCGCCGAAACGCGCGGACGAATTCGGCATCGAAGGCTGA
- a CDS encoding C-terminal binding protein, with amino-acid sequence MGTYTIVFTDHSFEDLSVERSVLGDDADFHVLSEEADVNALADLDEADRDLLANADAVVNLVAEVDAEIIAELSQCQVISRYGIGVDNIDLAAATERGIYVTNVPSYCVEEVSTHALALILALARRLKPYDESLASGGWKAERAPPITHRFSSQTVGVVGYGQLGRRVGEKAAALGATVLAADPYLEPGDLAEDDASLVEFDEVVAKADFLTVHTPLTPETRGLIDADVFSRMKSSAHVVNVARGGIVDEDALEAALSTGQIAGAGLDVFETEPPATGNPLRGHPQVIATPHQAWYSAEADRERREVVAKTVLTALRGSRPSNAVNDP; translated from the coding sequence ATGGGCACGTACACAATCGTCTTCACGGACCACTCGTTCGAGGACCTCTCGGTCGAACGGTCGGTGCTCGGCGACGACGCGGACTTCCACGTTCTCTCAGAAGAAGCGGACGTGAACGCCCTCGCCGACCTCGACGAGGCGGATCGAGACCTGCTCGCTAACGCCGACGCCGTCGTCAACCTCGTCGCCGAGGTGGACGCCGAAATAATCGCCGAACTGTCGCAGTGTCAGGTCATCTCCCGGTACGGTATCGGCGTAGACAACATCGACCTGGCCGCCGCGACAGAGCGGGGAATCTACGTGACAAACGTCCCCTCCTACTGCGTCGAGGAGGTTTCGACGCACGCTCTCGCGCTCATTCTCGCGCTGGCCAGACGGCTAAAACCCTACGACGAATCGCTCGCCTCGGGAGGGTGGAAGGCCGAACGCGCCCCGCCGATCACCCACCGATTCTCCTCCCAGACGGTCGGCGTCGTCGGATACGGGCAACTCGGGCGGCGCGTTGGCGAGAAGGCAGCGGCGCTTGGCGCGACCGTTCTGGCCGCGGACCCGTACCTCGAACCCGGCGACCTCGCGGAGGACGACGCGTCACTGGTCGAATTCGACGAAGTGGTCGCGAAAGCTGACTTCCTTACCGTGCACACGCCGCTCACCCCCGAAACCCGTGGCCTCATCGACGCCGACGTTTTCTCCCGGATGAAGTCGTCCGCCCACGTCGTGAACGTCGCCCGCGGCGGCATCGTAGACGAGGACGCACTCGAAGCGGCACTCTCGACGGGGCAGATTGCCGGGGCCGGCCTCGACGTGTTCGAGACCGAACCTCCCGCGACAGGGAACCCGCTCCGAGGGCACCCACAGGTCATCGCCACCCCGCACCAGGCGTGGTACTCGGCTGAGGCAGACCGAGAGCGACGCGAAGTGGTCGCGAAAACGGTGCTGACCGCCCTTCGCGGGTCGCGACCCTCGAACGCGGTCAACGACCCCTGA
- a CDS encoding dihydrodipicolinate synthase family protein, with protein MRIYGMIPPMLTPTLDRDGGIDVAALSSFTEFLVAGGVHGLFPCGSIGEFSSLTRDERRTVVKTVVEASGDTPVIAGCGGTSLAGVIANVDAAADAGADAAVVVTPYYLSTTQEGLAEFFTLVADRSPLPIVLYNIPQLTGQEIAVETVTELAAHDSIVAIKDSSGNATYHYELVEMTPDEFSVIQGITALALSSLDAGADGVIGGPANVFPGLLAELYDAYERGDRDRAVTLMNDVVNPLVSTYASLPTPVAIKFLARWGGHEVGPPLVPLSGLTRNQEQRLVDAYETVESRVNR; from the coding sequence ATGCGAATTTATGGCATGATTCCGCCGATGCTCACGCCAACGCTGGACCGCGACGGCGGCATCGACGTGGCGGCACTCAGTTCGTTCACCGAATTTCTCGTTGCCGGCGGTGTCCACGGACTGTTTCCGTGTGGCTCTATCGGCGAGTTCTCCAGCCTCACGCGCGACGAGCGCCGAACCGTGGTCAAAACGGTGGTCGAGGCATCGGGGGACACCCCCGTCATTGCCGGGTGCGGCGGGACGAGTCTCGCCGGCGTCATCGCGAACGTGGACGCCGCCGCGGACGCCGGGGCCGACGCCGCCGTCGTCGTCACTCCCTACTACCTCTCGACGACACAGGAGGGCCTTGCGGAGTTCTTTACGCTCGTCGCAGACCGCTCGCCGCTCCCCATCGTACTCTACAACATTCCGCAACTCACCGGGCAAGAAATCGCCGTGGAGACGGTAACCGAACTCGCGGCTCACGACTCAATTGTCGCAATCAAGGATTCGTCAGGGAACGCAACCTACCACTACGAACTCGTAGAGATGACACCCGACGAGTTCTCGGTCATTCAGGGAATCACGGCGCTCGCGCTCTCCTCGCTCGACGCCGGTGCAGACGGCGTCATCGGCGGCCCCGCGAACGTGTTTCCGGGGTTGCTCGCAGAACTGTACGACGCCTACGAACGCGGCGACCGCGACCGAGCAGTTACCCTCATGAACGACGTGGTGAATCCACTCGTAAGTACCTACGCGTCGCTTCCCACTCCTGTTGCGATAAAGTTCCTCGCCCGGTGGGGTGGTCACGAGGTCGGCCCGCCACTGGTTCCGCTGTCCGGACTCACCCGAAATCAGGAACAGCGACTGGTCGATGCGTACGAGACGGTCGAATCGCGCGTGAACCGGTAA
- a CDS encoding mandelate racemase/muconate lactonizing enzyme family protein, which translates to MIDEPDYRIPPGGGVPWRDLSVDEAHRPAERDIEITNIETMALAGNFTWGIVKVETNTEHYGIGETFRAEAALDMAERLIVDLEGENPLDIDRLVELLNQRYTGCGRIGQSAFTGIETALWDIKGKILGVPVYELLGGKYRDRIKIYCDTHGGESLGEAAHRDPKDVYTPESYAQAAREVVDDGFEALKFDLDVPTRRDVDTAARRLDNEAIDHKVSLVEAVRDEIGSDIDLGMDLHWNFTLETARRLGRKLERYDLAWLEDPVPPGQIENHALLTQELDVPILTGENVVTADGFDELARAGAMNIAAPDVSKCGGLWELRKIAFVCDLHGIPMATHNIASPVGTVAGAHFSAAIPNFLAMEYHARDVPWWNDLVVRTASPNDPVLEAGYVDLPEGPGLGIEIDPSVAETYLTDGSELIV; encoded by the coding sequence ATGATTGACGAACCAGACTATCGTATCCCACCCGGCGGTGGCGTTCCGTGGCGCGACCTGAGCGTTGACGAAGCACACCGTCCGGCCGAACGCGACATCGAGATTACCAACATCGAGACGATGGCCCTCGCGGGCAACTTCACGTGGGGAATCGTCAAGGTAGAGACGAACACCGAACACTACGGCATCGGCGAGACGTTCCGTGCAGAGGCCGCCCTCGACATGGCCGAGCGACTCATCGTGGACCTCGAAGGCGAGAATCCCCTCGACATCGACCGACTGGTCGAACTGTTGAACCAGCGATACACCGGTTGTGGCCGCATCGGCCAGTCGGCGTTCACCGGAATCGAGACTGCCCTCTGGGACATCAAGGGGAAGATCCTCGGCGTTCCTGTCTACGAACTGCTCGGCGGAAAGTACCGCGACCGCATCAAAATCTACTGTGACACCCACGGTGGCGAATCCCTCGGCGAGGCGGCCCACCGCGACCCGAAAGACGTGTACACACCAGAATCTTACGCGCAGGCCGCTCGCGAGGTGGTCGACGACGGATTCGAGGCGCTCAAATTCGACCTCGACGTGCCAACGCGTCGTGACGTCGATACCGCCGCACGTCGCCTCGACAACGAGGCCATCGACCACAAAGTGTCGCTCGTCGAGGCCGTTCGCGACGAAATCGGCTCCGACATCGACCTCGGGATGGACCTCCACTGGAACTTCACGCTGGAGACCGCTCGCCGACTCGGGAGGAAACTCGAACGGTACGACCTGGCGTGGCTCGAAGACCCCGTTCCCCCGGGGCAAATCGAGAACCACGCGCTGCTCACACAGGAACTCGACGTGCCGATTCTGACGGGGGAGAACGTCGTCACCGCGGATGGATTCGACGAACTCGCGCGGGCCGGCGCGATGAACATCGCCGCCCCCGACGTTTCGAAGTGTGGTGGCCTCTGGGAACTCCGAAAAATCGCCTTCGTCTGTGACCTCCACGGCATCCCGATGGCGACACACAACATCGCGAGTCCCGTCGGAACCGTCGCCGGGGCACACTTCAGTGCGGCAATCCCCAACTTCCTCGCGATGGAGTACCATGCCCGCGACGTGCCGTGGTGGAACGACCTCGTGGTCAGAACCGCCTCACCAAACGACCCGGTTCTCGAAGCCGGATATGTCGACCTCCCGGAGGGACCGGGACTCGGCATCGAGATCGATCCGTCCGTGGCGGAGACCTACCTCACCGACGGTTCGGAACTCATCGTCTGA
- a CDS encoding ABC transporter substrate-binding protein, producing MSQGDTAADGSDRDSSRRDFLKVTGAAAATGALGGLAGCTGGGGGGDGNGDGGGSASLTINYLCAEAAENSLTKPLFNKSVKRFGDQNDVQVNLQAASYGDIKSKISSTVSAGNPPTLAEFGSAGLEFFLDDKVPDHGQWVDESDSYPDNWSAASKSVADFRGTYWSGGPLRHSVSNLGIRPKVFSEHGGVSDPFEDLKTWSGFYDALNQIAESDADIIPYEETGVYNDLESYWGHARTAYTGGDDPWIRGDPENPEVLIGSDGENGKRTDGMIKNVVKLANEFSSEKSAQRGDEEIPSLMLTDRVASFTYMTQNFTRWRSVKEDAKIGWHDGDGDVMLLPNPKLDADYGSNVGISELEGLEGEHGGHVWALEQAHGVFDVGDQKKMDAGWDLQVFLRSDEEHVFEWLGEAYPAIPADAPMQEALLNEYTDLPQNFTQVLKNLDNYGTQYNSTGADWDVKGTDQIRWTDINKTISQSIAGQEPLDGLPDKIRSNVDTTLSERN from the coding sequence ATGTCACAGGGTGACACGGCTGCGGATGGGTCCGACAGGGATAGCTCCCGGCGGGACTTCCTCAAAGTAACCGGCGCTGCGGCAGCGACGGGCGCATTGGGAGGACTCGCGGGTTGTACAGGCGGAGGCGGCGGAGGCGATGGTAATGGTGATGGCGGTGGTTCTGCGAGCCTCACCATCAACTACCTCTGTGCCGAAGCCGCGGAGAACTCACTTACGAAACCACTGTTCAACAAATCGGTCAAACGATTCGGCGACCAGAACGACGTCCAAGTGAATTTGCAGGCGGCGTCCTACGGGGACATCAAGTCGAAGATTTCTTCGACCGTCTCCGCGGGTAACCCACCGACGCTGGCCGAGTTCGGGTCGGCTGGTCTCGAGTTCTTCTTGGACGATAAGGTTCCAGACCACGGACAATGGGTCGACGAATCGGATTCGTATCCCGACAACTGGAGTGCCGCGTCGAAGTCCGTCGCCGACTTCCGGGGTACGTACTGGTCGGGCGGTCCGCTTCGCCACTCGGTTTCGAACCTGGGCATTCGCCCGAAAGTGTTCAGCGAACACGGCGGGGTGTCTGACCCCTTCGAAGACCTGAAGACCTGGAGTGGGTTCTACGACGCGCTCAACCAGATTGCAGAGAGCGACGCAGACATCATTCCGTACGAGGAAACAGGGGTCTACAACGACTTAGAATCCTACTGGGGTCACGCCCGAACGGCGTACACCGGTGGAGACGACCCGTGGATTCGGGGCGACCCGGAGAACCCGGAGGTGCTCATCGGAAGCGACGGAGAAAACGGCAAGCGCACTGACGGCATGATAAAGAACGTCGTCAAGCTCGCAAACGAGTTCTCGAGCGAAAAGTCTGCACAGCGTGGCGACGAGGAGATTCCGTCGCTCATGCTCACAGACCGCGTGGCGTCGTTCACGTACATGACTCAGAACTTCACCCGCTGGCGGTCGGTGAAGGAGGACGCCAAAATCGGCTGGCACGACGGCGACGGCGACGTGATGTTGCTCCCGAACCCGAAACTCGACGCCGACTACGGCTCGAACGTCGGTATCAGCGAACTCGAAGGGCTCGAGGGCGAACACGGCGGCCACGTCTGGGCACTCGAGCAGGCCCACGGGGTCTTCGACGTCGGCGACCAGAAGAAGATGGACGCCGGCTGGGACCTGCAGGTGTTCCTGCGCTCCGACGAAGAGCACGTCTTCGAGTGGCTCGGTGAAGCCTACCCGGCGATTCCGGCGGACGCCCCGATGCAGGAGGCGCTGCTCAACGAGTACACGGACCTTCCACAGAACTTCACGCAAGTGCTCAAGAACCTGGACAACTACGGTACCCAGTACAACAGCACTGGCGCAGACTGGGACGTGAAGGGCACCGACCAGATTCGGTGGACGGACATCAACAAGACGATCAGCCAGTCCATCGCGGGGCAAGAGCCACTGGACGGGCTGCCGGACAAAATCCGCTCGAACGTGGATACGACGCTCTCAGAGCGCAACTGA
- a CDS encoding carbohydrate ABC transporter permease: MSQEQRSADHIRQKYGLEDRTIVDRMRENYAGYIFIIPTFVMFTLLFYIPMFRGIVLTFTDATLGGTSANFIGLENYTWLLSNDLFVFALGWTIVFVIATTSLQLGIGLIVALLLNELRRGAKQTMSAVLMSPYFSAPLAGGVIWFWFLDGDFGLVPRIVADLGMSPPAFLASGFWPYVSLIVAQAWHDFAYAGIIYSAALTSIPSEQYEAAALDGAGRLRRFRDVTLPHLLIPTVIILALRTAWNIAEFAQPFELTAGGPGTRTMLLSILTYEVAFVQLSFARAYTIGVVMILLSMSAAIIYVTAIKEEEELYV, from the coding sequence GTGTCGCAAGAGCAACGCTCCGCCGACCACATTCGGCAGAAGTATGGACTGGAAGACCGGACCATCGTAGACCGAATGCGTGAGAACTACGCCGGGTACATCTTCATCATTCCGACGTTCGTGATGTTCACGCTGCTGTTCTACATCCCGATGTTCCGGGGGATCGTGTTGACGTTCACCGACGCGACCCTCGGTGGCACCAGTGCGAACTTCATCGGGCTCGAAAACTACACCTGGTTGTTGTCGAACGACCTGTTCGTGTTCGCGCTGGGATGGACCATCGTGTTCGTCATCGCGACGACGTCGCTGCAACTGGGTATCGGGCTCATCGTCGCACTGCTGTTGAACGAACTCAGACGTGGCGCGAAACAGACGATGAGCGCCGTGTTGATGTCACCGTACTTCTCCGCGCCGCTCGCGGGCGGTGTCATCTGGTTCTGGTTCCTTGACGGCGACTTCGGTCTCGTGCCACGCATCGTCGCCGACCTCGGAATGAGTCCGCCGGCGTTCCTCGCCTCCGGATTTTGGCCATACGTCTCGCTCATCGTCGCCCAGGCCTGGCACGACTTCGCGTACGCGGGTATCATTTACTCGGCGGCGCTCACGTCAATTCCGAGCGAGCAGTACGAGGCGGCCGCCCTCGACGGTGCGGGTCGCCTGCGTCGATTCCGTGACGTGACGCTACCCCACCTGTTGATTCCGACGGTCATCATCCTCGCGCTGCGGACGGCGTGGAACATCGCGGAGTTCGCCCAACCGTTCGAACTCACCGCCGGTGGGCCGGGCACGCGGACGATGTTGCTGTCGATTCTGACCTACGAGGTGGCGTTCGTGCAACTGAGCTTCGCTCGGGCGTACACCATCGGCGTCGTGATGATTCTGCTGTCAATGTCGGCGGCCATCATCTACGTCACCGCCATCAAAGAAGAGGAGGAGCTGTACGTCTAA
- a CDS encoding carbohydrate ABC transporter permease translates to MINETKRAKTLLWVAIAVLAIWALLPYLWVLRTSVLTNFAAVSPETPYLPFMGDNTLTLDAFTRIWNRADFPLFFRNSLIVAVAATVLSLFFSIPGAYAFARLDFPGRQLLFYTAVFTIMFPWIVLTIPVYEMFFTLGWVNTLYGVIIAVAIFILPQNIWLLQGFFRQGIPPNIEEAALLDGHTEIGAFLRIVLPLSAPAIGAAALFSFLSGWNNFLWVFILTSDEEVRTATVAIHYILGSDVLREWNMLMAAVVVLVAPPVIFYGIAERYVGEGLGGGPGG, encoded by the coding sequence ATGATTAACGAAACCAAACGAGCGAAGACGCTTCTGTGGGTCGCCATCGCCGTACTCGCCATCTGGGCATTGCTGCCGTACCTGTGGGTGCTGCGGACGTCGGTGCTTACGAACTTCGCCGCTGTCAGTCCAGAAACCCCATACCTGCCGTTTATGGGCGACAATACCCTCACGCTTGATGCCTTTACCCGCATCTGGAATCGGGCGGACTTCCCGCTGTTCTTCCGAAACAGCCTCATCGTCGCCGTCGCCGCGACGGTGCTCTCACTGTTCTTCTCGATTCCGGGTGCCTACGCTTTCGCGCGACTGGACTTCCCGGGCAGACAACTGCTGTTCTACACGGCAGTGTTCACCATCATGTTCCCGTGGATCGTGCTCACGATTCCGGTGTACGAGATGTTCTTCACCCTCGGCTGGGTGAACACGCTGTACGGCGTCATCATCGCCGTGGCGATTTTCATCCTGCCCCAGAACATCTGGCTGCTTCAGGGGTTCTTCAGGCAGGGAATCCCACCCAACATCGAGGAGGCGGCACTGCTCGACGGACACACAGAAATCGGTGCGTTCCTGCGCATCGTCCTGCCGCTTTCGGCACCCGCAATCGGTGCCGCGGCACTGTTCTCGTTCCTCTCCGGATGGAACAACTTCCTGTGGGTGTTCATCCTGACGAGCGACGAGGAGGTCCGGACGGCGACAGTCGCTATCCACTACATCCTCGGGAGCGACGTGCTCCGCGAATGGAACATGCTGATGGCCGCCGTCGTGGTGCTCGTCGCGCCACCGGTCATCTTCTACGGCATCGCAGAGCGCTACGTCGGAGAAGGGCTCGGTGGTGGTCCCGGTGGATAA
- a CDS encoding ABC transporter ATP-binding protein: MASLQLDKLTKVFDGSSGLIVAVEELDLDIKDGEFIVVVGPSGCGKSTTLRMVAGLETVSDGEIRINDEVINDKAPKNRDIAMVFQSYALYPHKTVHENMAYGLRLSTDLADEEIDKRVEEAATMMGIEDLLQKKPGSLSGGQQQRVATGRAIVREPEVFLFDEPLSNLDAKLRQHMRTELARLHSELGITTMYVTHDQEEAMTMADRIVVLNDGKLQQIGAPKQVYYEPTNAFVADFIGSPSMNFFDAELQENGDGSGVLVHDSFTYAVSPDVVRNIDTNGGSTEVILGVRPENIEPATTAPEEKTITGKVDVVEVVGSDNFIYLDLGGKEVRVRTDSDIEPDVGSTFTFTLDEDDIHLFDAHSEVALTHGTKEAKAIPESALETSS; the protein is encoded by the coding sequence ATGGCAAGCTTGCAACTCGACAAACTGACGAAGGTGTTCGATGGGTCTTCCGGGCTCATCGTGGCAGTAGAAGAACTCGACCTCGACATCAAAGACGGCGAATTCATCGTCGTCGTCGGCCCGTCCGGGTGTGGCAAATCGACCACCCTCCGGATGGTCGCCGGCCTCGAAACCGTCTCAGACGGCGAGATTCGAATCAACGACGAGGTCATCAACGACAAAGCGCCGAAAAATCGCGACATCGCGATGGTGTTCCAGAGCTACGCGCTCTACCCGCACAAGACGGTCCACGAGAACATGGCCTACGGTCTGCGCCTCTCGACGGACCTCGCAGACGAGGAAATCGACAAGCGGGTCGAAGAGGCCGCGACGATGATGGGCATCGAAGACCTCCTCCAGAAAAAGCCCGGGTCACTCTCCGGCGGGCAACAACAGCGCGTCGCGACAGGACGGGCAATCGTCCGCGAACCCGAGGTGTTCCTGTTCGACGAACCGCTGTCGAACCTGGACGCGAAACTCCGCCAGCACATGCGGACGGAACTCGCCCGCCTGCACTCCGAACTGGGCATCACGACGATGTACGTGACCCACGACCAGGAGGAGGCGATGACGATGGCAGACCGCATCGTCGTCTTGAACGACGGCAAACTCCAGCAGATCGGCGCGCCAAAACAGGTCTACTACGAACCGACGAACGCGTTCGTCGCGGACTTCATCGGGTCGCCGAGCATGAACTTCTTCGACGCGGAATTGCAGGAAAACGGCGACGGTTCTGGCGTCCTCGTCCACGACAGTTTCACCTACGCCGTCTCGCCTGACGTCGTCCGTAACATAGACACGAACGGTGGGTCCACCGAGGTCATCCTCGGCGTCAGACCGGAGAACATCGAACCAGCGACCACCGCGCCGGAGGAAAAGACCATCACCGGGAAGGTGGACGTGGTCGAAGTCGTTGGGTCTGACAACTTCATCTACCTCGACCTTGGCGGCAAGGAAGTACGGGTGCGAACCGATTCGGACATCGAACCGGACGTTGGGTCCACGTTCACCTTCACTCTCGACGAAGACGACATCCACCTGTTCGATGCCCACTCGGAGGTCGCCCTCACCCACGGAACCAAAGAGGCAAAGGCAATCCCCGAGTCGGCCCTCGAAACCTCTTCCTGA